The Hypnocyclicus thermotrophus genomic sequence ATTTCCTTTTTGAAGGCTATAGTTTGATATATCTTTTTGTAAATCTACTGGATTTTTTCTATATAGTTGCTTATCTGCTGGATAATTATGTATTTCTACTGTATCTGATTTAGTTTTTATATTAAATTTAGCTTTAGTTTTTCTAAGATTCATAGTAGCATCTTGACCTCTTATTTTCATTTGTGGTCTTGTACTACTAATTCTTATATTACTATTTATAGTATTTATTTGTATCATTTTTGACATAATTATCACAACCTATTATTACAATGTTAAAATTATTTTACAAAATCTACTAAAGTTGGTTGAATAACTTTTGCTCCAACAGAAAGTGACATTCTCTGTACATTTTCTTGTGTTTTTAAATCCATTATAGATTTAGTTATATCTGTATCTTGTGTTCTTGACAATAAGTCACTCATACTTATTTTGTTATCTTCAAGTCTCGCCTCTACTTGCTCTATTCTTCTCATTTTTGCTCCAACTTGAGATCTATATTTCATTATCATATTAAAAATTCTATCTAATTCACCTATCTGTGATTCTATTGTATGTCCATCATTATCTTTATCGCTATTTACATCACCTTTATATATACTATCTCTTAAATATAATAGTTCCTTAAAAAGGTCTCCTTCTTTATTTTTAAAAATTTTATCACCTGTAACATTATACTCTAATGTTACTCCTTTGTCTACTTCTGTCATCATCATTCCTTGATCACCAGTATAATCTATTTTAACTGGAACATCTTTTAATATGTTTTTTCTAAGGTTACCTTCTACGTCTGTTAAATCAAGTGTCGCTTCTTCTCCTTCTTTTAATAAATCATTCCCTGTGAATATTTTAAAAGGCTTTTCTTGGGTATTATATCCCGCAAAAATATATCTTCCCCCTATACTTGAATTTCCTACGACAACTAATTGCTCTATTAATTCATTTATTTCTGATGCTACTGCGTCTCTAGCAGTTTGCTCAAAACTATCATTTGCTGATTGTACCGCTAATTCTCTTATTCTTTGAAGTATTTCACTTACTTGAGTTAATGATACATCTGTTGAGTTAAGATAAGTTTTTGCATTATCCACATTTTCTAAATATTTTTCTATTTCTGTCAATGCTGTTTGATAAGACATAACTTTTACAGCACCAATTGGATTATCTTGAGGAAGATTAATTTTAGTTCCTTTTGACAATCTATCATTAGTAATATCCATTTTTTCCATATTATTTTGTATATTACTAATTGCATTTGTTGACATCATTTTTCCCGTTACTCTCATTTTTTACACCTCTATAGTTTATTAATAAGTGTATCCATCATCTCATTAACAGTAGTTATATATTTTGCTGCAGCATCATATCCATGTTGATATTTTATCATATTAGCCATCTCTTCATCTAATGATACACCTACAACTGCTTCTCTTCTTTTTTCTAAATTATCTATCATTACCTTTTGATTTTTCATAAACTTTTTAGCTTCTTGTGAACTAACTCCAAGATCTGAAATAACTGATTTAAAAAATTCTGCATATGTAAAATCACCAATTGATTTTTTATCTTTTAAAGAAGCTATTCTAAGTGCATTTCTCCCATCACCCTCATTTCCTGGTGAATCCGGTATTCCGTCTCCATCACTATCTACTCCTATAGATGCTGCTATTTCATCTACATTTTCAATAGCAAATCTCATCCTAAAAGCAGCTCCTTCTCGCGGCTGTCCTGTTATTTCCTGACTCAAACTACTTATACTATCCGCTTTTCTAAAATCAAAATCTGCATTTTCTGTTGAAAGAATTCCTAATTTATTTAACAATGTTCCTGATTTTTGATTTAATGTTTTTATATAATAATCTTCATCTTTTAAAGCTCTTAATTTTAATTTACCATTTGGCCCAGCTGATGCTACTACTCCTGCTTTTGATTTATTTATTTCTTCAATAATATCTGTTAAACTATCTTGTGATGTATTATAACTTATTCTGACACCATTTATTTCAAAAAAACCTTCTTCTTCAAATGGCGCATTAGTTGTTACTGTATTACCATTTGCATCTGTTGTCTGAGTTTCTATTTTCAAAACTTCAGAAAGAGGCTTTTTTAATTCTGCAATCTCTTTTGTCCCAGATAATTTATATACTAAAGCTTCATTTCCACCATCATTATTTATATCTCTTATCAAAGGATATGTTGAAAAATCTTCAAAAAAATCTTGTCCTTTTCTACCTTTTAAATCAAATCCTGCTCTATTCATTTCATTTGTAGTATCTATTATTCCTATTGCTAATTCATCTAAATACTTCATGTATTTTACGCTTTCTTTATCTCTAAGGTCTATTAACCCTTTTAAATTACCATTTTCTACTCTTACCGGTTCTTCCAAATCTGCCCACAATAATTGCGCCATACCATTATTTATTTTTGAATCTCTTTTTACTGTTATCTCTTTATATTGATCTTTTTGAACAACTACTCTTCCACCTAAAGAAACAACATTCTCTCCATCTTTTCTTATTACTTTTATACTTACTATTTTCGAAAGTTCTTCTGTTAACAAATCAAATTCATCTCTTAAATCATTAGCATTTTGCCCTCCGGCTTCTGCTCTTTGTATTTGTGAGTTTATTTCTGCTAATCTTTTTAAATAGGAATTTATAGAAGTCACCGTTGATTCTATATCACCATCAAAACTTGTTTGAAGAGCTTGAAATCTTTCATAAGATGTAGAAATTGCTGTCGCCAATTCTTCTGCTCTCTCTTTTACGTTTGCTCTAATAGCCATATCTTCTGGATTTTTACTAAGCTCTTGCATAGCTCCCCAATATTCATCCAAAGTATTTCTTATACTTTGTTCAGAAGGTTCATTTATTATGTATTCCATATGCTTTAAATTCAATTCTTTTGTTTCCCATTTACCACTTTCTGATTTTTCTTTCATTATTCTATCATCAATAAAGCTATCTCTTACTCTTTTTATTGTTTCTACTTCTGAACCTATTCCTACTCTACCATATCTTGGATCTTGCATGCTTACAGTTTCCATATCTACCATTTGTCTACTATATCCTTCTTTATTCGCATTTGATATATTATGACCAGTAGTATCCATGGCTAACTTATGACTAACTAAACTTCTTTTCCCTATTTCTAAACTATTAAACATTCACGTTCACCTCTATTAAAAAAGCAGCTCAATTAGCTGCTATATTTTAGTGTTTAATAAATTGTTACTTGATACATTTTCTTTTTTCTTATATTTGTTATATCCTATTTCTTTTTTTCCCGATAATTCTTTTAATACTTTTTCTAACATCTCATTAGAAATCTCTATTATATTTTTACAGTCATTATTTTTTTGAACAATATCTTCAATAATAGATTTTAATTCAGTTCTTATATTTAATAACTTTTTTTTAATTTCTTCATCAGCTAAATCATTAATATAATCTATTAATTTAATATGTTTTTTATCTTCAAAAAGTTCTAATCTCTGGTTTTCAAGGTTTTCTATATTTTTTGTAAGTTCACGCTCTTCTAATATAGTTTTATTTAACTTTTTTATATCATTTTTTTCTATTGCATCAAATCTATCACAAGCTAATTTATATTCTTTTTTGTGAAATTCTAATTGTTTTTGCAATATCTCAACTAATTTATCCAAAAATTATCCCCTCTTTGAATTTAAAATTGCATCGGCTAATTTATCTAATGAAACATTATAAGTACCAGCTTCAATTCTAGATTTAATATCTGCTATCTTATCTGATCTTTCACCAGAAGCATTTAATTTTGCTTTTAGATAATTTACTTCTGCTTTGTCTACTGTAGTTTTTTTAGCATTAAAAGAAATATCAACTTTATCTTGAATAACTTTTTTATTATTGTTTATTACATTAGCTTTTTTAGTCGATGTCACATCTTTTGTATATTTCCCATAAATGCTATTGATATTTCCTACAATTTTCATCATAATTCACCTCTCCTTCTAAAAAAGCCTATATATCCTCCTACTAAATATATCGACAATTCACTTTAAAACATTAGTATTTTATTTTCTTTTTTCAGCTATATGCATTGATAGTCTTTTAGCTTTATTTTCTTGTGTTGAAGACCCGCCTAAACCACTTTTCATTTCCTCTTGACATCTTTTACATATTCTTCCTGCAAGTATTGATCTACCACATATTTCACATTTAGATGCTGGGGTTACATCTGATTTTTCTATTCTTCCTTCTTCATACCATTTAAGTATAAGTTGTTCACCTACCCCTGTTTCTCTTGCTATTTCTTTTGCAGTAGCTCCTGGATAATCATATAAATAATCTTTTACTATTCTAAAATTAGCTTCTGCATCTTTCATACAATCTGGACATAAATCAAGATTTTTTCTCACTTGTAAAAAAGTTTTCCCACAACTAATGCATTTTGTATGTTTGTGTAACATTCTAATCTCTCCCATCATTTAATATTTTTTTTGCTGTCTTTGTTAATGATAGCGTAAAAATATAGACCTCTTTAATCATATATTTTTTATTAATTGTTTTTATTAATTCATTTACTGTTGTTCCTGTGGTAATTACATCATCAAATATTAAAATAATTTTATTTTCTAAATCACCTTCTATTTTAAAAGCATTTTTTATATTTTTTTCTCTCTCTTTTTTGTTTAAAATTCTACTCATTTTTTTAGTAGCTTTTATTCTTTTAGCTTTTAAATATTTAATATTTAATTTTTTTAAAATTTCCTCTGTTTGATTAAATCCACGTTCTCTAATTCTATTATTATTTATCGGCACAGGTATTATTATTTCTATATTTTTTTTATTTAAAATTTCAAAAAAATCATGTTTTATTAATTTAACAATAATATTTTCTAGATTTTTTATACGATTTAATTTATAATTTTTTAATAATTTACTAAATATAGTCTCATAATCCCATATATAATATATATTTTTTATGCTTCTTAGTTTAGCTATTGATTTTAATTGTTTAAAACAATTATAACATATATACATATTATTGTCAGTAGATTTTTGACATAAAATACATCGGTCATAAAAAAATCCTCTAAAAATTTTATTATAAAAATTTTGGTGTAAGTTGTTTATTATCATCAATAATTTTTGCATTATATACCTCTGTAAAACCACATTGAATACAAGTTTTAAAATAATATTTACCTAATTCTAGTTTTATTCCCGGTTCCTTTTCAGGTAAAAAAACTGTTTTTACAATATATTTTTCTGAGCCACATTTAATACATTTATAATCCAATATCATCACCCCAAAATGCATCTTTTATCCAATTTATTTTATTATTATTAATTGCTATTATATCAAATCTAATATAATTATTTTGTAGATTATTTTTTATTAAATAATTCATGGCTCCCTTTAATATTCTTTTTTGTTTTCTATAATCTACACTTTCTTCTGCATAACCAAATTTTTTATTTTTTCTATATTTCACTTCAAAAAAAATAATTTTATCATCTTTTTTTCCTATTATATCTATTTCAAATCCTTTTCCATAATAATTAGTATCCATTATTTTTATTCCATTATTTTTAAGATAATCTAAAGATAATTTTTCATACTTTTTCCCTACTTCTCTTTTATTCATTATATTTCATTTACCTCAAACTCTTCATCTTCATCCAACTCTTTTAAGAATTCTATCATTTCTGAAATTATTTTAAATATGTCTTCTTCCATAACTTACCCCTTTAAGTTCAGATTATCTATCTTTTGTATACTATCTATTTTTATAAAAATATCTTTTACAATTAAATTATACCCTATTTTTTTTAATTTCTCCTTAGTTATTTCTATTTTTTTTAATATTTCTGATTTTGATAACATTTTTTCAAATTCAAAATTTATATAAATATTTTTATTTTTAATTACAAGTTCTAATTTTATTTTTCCTAATTTTTCAAATTCTATTATAATTATAAACTCTTTATTTACTTCTTTCTCCTCTTTATTTTTTAGATTTATTTTTTCTTTTATTATTATAGGTTTATTTATTGTTTTTAATCCAAACATATATACTAAATAATTATACTTTTGACTATATTCATTATAACTTTTACAAGCTTTATACAATTCTTCATTATTTATTTTAAAATTACTATACTCTTTTTTTAAATTTTCAAATAATTTTTTATTTATATCTATTTTTTTTATTTCTAACTTTCCATTTTCATATAAAAAATATTTTCTTAATAATTCGATTTTATCATTATTGTTTAATTCATTTAATTCATTTGCTATTATAAGTGATTTTTGTAAATAAATATCCTGCTTTTCTTTACTAAATAATCCATATTTTTTTACTAATTTTTTTATTTCATCTGATTTTAAAAAAATTTTCTCTTTTACCAAAATAGTCATAAATTCTTTTTGAATATCTATATCTGTTTTAATTTTATTAATAAATTCTACATTATTTT encodes the following:
- the flgL gene encoding flagellar hook-associated protein FlgL, encoding MRVTGKMMSTNAISNIQNNMEKMDITNDRLSKGTKINLPQDNPIGAVKVMSYQTALTEIEKYLENVDNAKTYLNSTDVSLTQVSEILQRIRELAVQSANDSFEQTARDAVASEINELIEQLVVVGNSSIGGRYIFAGYNTQEKPFKIFTGNDLLKEGEEATLDLTDVEGNLRKNILKDVPVKIDYTGDQGMMMTEVDKGVTLEYNVTGDKIFKNKEGDLFKELLYLRDSIYKGDVNSDKDNDGHTIESQIGELDRIFNMIMKYRSQVGAKMRRIEQVEARLEDNKISMSDLLSRTQDTDITKSIMDLKTQENVQRMSLSVGAKVIQPTLVDFVK
- the flgK gene encoding flagellar hook-associated protein FlgK, producing MFNSLEIGKRSLVSHKLAMDTTGHNISNANKEGYSRQMVDMETVSMQDPRYGRVGIGSEVETIKRVRDSFIDDRIMKEKSESGKWETKELNLKHMEYIINEPSEQSIRNTLDEYWGAMQELSKNPEDMAIRANVKERAEELATAISTSYERFQALQTSFDGDIESTVTSINSYLKRLAEINSQIQRAEAGGQNANDLRDEFDLLTEELSKIVSIKVIRKDGENVVSLGGRVVVQKDQYKEITVKRDSKINNGMAQLLWADLEEPVRVENGNLKGLIDLRDKESVKYMKYLDELAIGIIDTTNEMNRAGFDLKGRKGQDFFEDFSTYPLIRDINNDGGNEALVYKLSGTKEIAELKKPLSEVLKIETQTTDANGNTVTTNAPFEEEGFFEINGVRISYNTSQDSLTDIIEEINKSKAGVVASAGPNGKLKLRALKDEDYYIKTLNQKSGTLLNKLGILSTENADFDFRKADSISSLSQEITGQPREGAAFRMRFAIENVDEIAASIGVDSDGDGIPDSPGNEGDGRNALRIASLKDKKSIGDFTYAEFFKSVISDLGVSSQEAKKFMKNQKVMIDNLEKRREAVVGVSLDEEMANMIKYQHGYDAAAKYITTVNEMMDTLINKL
- the flgN gene encoding flagellar export chaperone FlgN, coding for MDKLVEILQKQLEFHKKEYKLACDRFDAIEKNDIKKLNKTILEERELTKNIENLENQRLELFEDKKHIKLIDYINDLADEEIKKKLLNIRTELKSIIEDIVQKNNDCKNIIEISNEMLEKVLKELSGKKEIGYNKYKKKENVSSNNLLNTKI
- a CDS encoding flagellar biosynthesis anti-sigma factor FlgM; this encodes MMKIVGNINSIYGKYTKDVTSTKKANVINNNKKVIQDKVDISFNAKKTTVDKAEVNYLKAKLNASGERSDKIADIKSRIEAGTYNVSLDKLADAILNSKRG
- a CDS encoding flagellar protein codes for the protein MLHKHTKCISCGKTFLQVRKNLDLCPDCMKDAEANFRIVKDYLYDYPGATAKEIARETGVGEQLILKWYEEGRIEKSDVTPASKCEICGRSILAGRICKRCQEEMKSGLGGSSTQENKAKRLSMHIAEKRK
- a CDS encoding ComF family protein encodes the protein MYICYNCFKQLKSIAKLRSIKNIYYIWDYETIFSKLLKNYKLNRIKNLENIIVKLIKHDFFEILNKKNIEIIIPVPINNNRIRERGFNQTEEILKKLNIKYLKAKRIKATKKMSRILNKKEREKNIKNAFKIEGDLENKIILIFDDVITTGTTVNELIKTINKKYMIKEVYIFTLSLTKTAKKILNDGRD
- a CDS encoding zinc ribbon domain-containing protein, producing the protein MILDYKCIKCGSEKYIVKTVFLPEKEPGIKLELGKYYFKTCIQCGFTEVYNAKIIDDNKQLTPKFL
- a CDS encoding YraN family protein, which gives rise to MNKREVGKKYEKLSLDYLKNNGIKIMDTNYYGKGFEIDIIGKKDDKIIFFEVKYRKNKKFGYAEESVDYRKQKRILKGAMNYLIKNNLQNNYIRFDIIAINNNKINWIKDAFWGDDIGL